ACCAGCTCGAGGTCGTCCGCGCCGTCGACGGCCTTGCAGACCTCCACGCCCATGCGGCCGCGGGCGCCGAGCACGCCGACACGGATGGGTTCGGGCTTCTCACTCACGGGGAGAAACTTAACCCACGACGGCACACCTCACGCGAAGAAGGCCGCCAGCTCACGGTCGCGTGCCGCGCGCTCGGTGGACTCGGTCGGGTACGGCATGTGTCCGGCGCTGAGCACGTAGAGCCGCTTCGGGCCGGCGAGGGCGTGGTAGACGGCGAACTGCCCGATCGGCGGTACGGCCGGGTCGCGGCGGGCCACCGAGACGAACGTCGGGATGCGGATGCGGGTCGCGGCGGTCGCGGCGTCGAAGTAGCCGAGCACGTCGCGTACCTGCGGCTCGCGCGCCACCAGCCGCCGCACCGCCTCTCCGCTCCCGGTGCAGGGCACGGCCAGCCGCAGCGGGTGGTGGCCGAAGCTGGGCAGGTAGAAGTGGGCGCGGCGGAAGCGGTCGTCCCACGGCAGGGCCAGCGCGCCGATGCCGCCACCGAAGCTGCCGCCGTTGTAGTCCAGCCGCTCGATGCCCGGAAACCGCTCCAGCAGCACCGAGGCCGAGCGCCACACGTCGGCGGCGCAGAAGCGGTGCACGTACGTCTGGCGCGAGCCGATGCCGTGCAGCACGTGCTCGGCGGTCACCGGCGGGATCGTGGGTGACAGGCTGCGCGGCAGTCCCGGCGCACACGGGAAGATCTTCGCGGCCGAGGGCGCCGGCGCGTACTCGTCGGGGCCGTCCGGGCGGCCCTGGTAGCCGTGGCTCACCACCATGCCGTGGGTCACGTCGGTGGTCCGCGGGTACGTGAGCCAGGCGAACGCCCGCTCGCCTGTGGACGAGTCGAACGTCAGCTCTTCGACCCGCCGGCCGAGGCGGGCGTCGTCGTACCGCCGGTGGACCCGCCAGCACAGTGGCGGTGTGGTCAGTTCCTCGCGCGTGGCGCGCCAGAACGCGTCGAAGTCGGCAGGCTCTGGCGGTGGTGCGGGAGGCTCGGGGAGGGGCCCGTCGCTCATCGCGATCTATGGTGCCGCCCCGCCACGAGTGGGCTCAAGGCCCTGATAGATAGACCACGATCAGGGCACCAAAATGCCCCTATACCGGCCCAATAACCGCCAGCGAGGTGGGTCGGGTCAGCAGATCGGTGGCAAGTGAGTTCACCTGGTCGAGGGTCACGGCGTCGACGCGGGCGAGCAGCTCGTCGACGGAAAGCACCCCGCCGTACAGCAGCTCGCCCTTGGCCAGCCGGCTCATCCGCGAGCCGGTGTCCTCAAGGCCCAGCACGTACGACCCCTTGGACATGCCCTTGCCGCGGGCCAGCTCCGCCTCGGTGAAGCCCTTCGCCGCCACCTCCGCCAGCTCGGCCCGGGTCAGCTCCAGCACCTCGTCGACCTTGCCCGGCGCGCAGCCGGCGTAGACCGCGAAGAGGCCGGTGTCCGCGTACTGGCTGGAGTACGAGTAGACCGAGTACGCCAGGCCACGCTTTTCCCGGATCTCCTGGAACAGGCGGCTGGACATGCCGCCGCCGAGCACGTTGTTGAGCACGCCGAGCGCGAACCGCCGCTCGTCGAGCCGCCCGATGCCGGGGCAGCCGAGCACGAGGTGCGCCTGCTCGGTGTCCTTACCGCGTACCACGGTGTCCGGCGCCTGTGTCGGGACGGCGGCCACCGGCCGCAGCGGCGACGGCGTGCCCCCACCGGCCAGGTCGAGGTTGCTCCGCACCAGCTCGACCACGACGTCGTGGTCGAGGTTGCCGGCGGCGGCGACCACAATGGACGGTGCCAGGTACCGGTCGTGGTAGAAGCCCTCGATCTGCGCGCGGGTCATCGGCGCGATCGTCTCGGCGGTGCCGGAGATCAGCCGGCCCAGCGGGTGCGCGCCGTAGACGGCCTCGGCGAAGACGTCGTGCACCTCGTCGCCGGGCTCGTCGTCGTGCATGGCGATCTCTTCGAGGATCACGCCGCGCTCGGTCTCCACGTCGGCCGCATCCAGCACCGAGTGGGAGACCAGGTCGCACATCACGTCGATGGCGAGCGGCAGGTCCTCGTCGAGGACCCGCGCGTAGTAGCAGGTGTACTCCTTGGTGGTGAACGCGTTGGTCTCGCCGCCCACCGCCTCGATCTGGGCCGAGATGTCCAGCGCGCTGCGCCGCTCGGTGCCCTTGAAGAGCAGGTGCTCCAGGAAGTGCGACACGCCGGCCTGCTCGGGTGCCTCGTCGCGGGAGCCGATGCCGACCCACACGCCGAACGAGACGCTCCGCATCGACGGGATCGCCTCGGTCAGCACCCTAAGGCCCGAGGGCAGCACGGTACGTCGTACCGTACTGCCCCCGTCCCTGTTGTCCAGCGTCATCAGCGGCGGTGCCGGCGCCGGCGTGGGCCGCCTTCGCTGTCGCCCTCACCCTCGCGCTCGCCGCGGCTCGGGCCACGGTCGCCGCCGTCGCGGTCACCGCGGTCGCGCGGACCCCGGTCGCCACCGCGAGCCGGCGGCCGGTCGCCACCGTCGGCCTCGGCCGGGGCCTCTTCGCCCTCGGCGCGCACCTTGTCCAGGTAGATCTTGCCGCGCTGGTCGATGTCGGCGATCTGCACCTCGACCTTGTCACCGACGTTGAGGTAGTCCTCGACCTTTTCGACCCGCTTGCCGTTGCCCACCTTGGAGATGTGCAGCAGGCCGTCGCGGCCGGGCAGCAGCGAGATGAACGCGCCGAACGCGGCCGTCTTCACCACCGTGCCGAGGAACTTGTCGCCCACCTTGGGCAGCGTCGGGTTGGCGATCGCGTTGATCCGCTCGACGGCGGCCTCGGCCGAGGGGCCGTTGGTCGCGCCGACGTAGATCGTGCCGTCGTCCTCGATGGAGATCTCGGCGCCGGTCTCGTCCTGGATCGCGTTGATCGTCTGGCCCTTCGGCCCGATCACCATGCCGATCTTGTCAACCGGGATCTTGACGGTGGTGACCCGCGGCGCGTACTCGGACATCGTGGCCGGCGCCTCGATGGCCTCCTGCATCACGTCGAGGATCGTCTGCCGCGCGTCGTGGGCCTGCTGCAGCGCGGCGGCAAGCACGTCGGACGGGATGCCGTCGAGCTTGGTGTCGAGCTGGAGCGCGGTCACGAACTCCCGCGTGCCGGCGACCTTGAAGTCCATGTCGCCGTACGCGTCCTCGGCGCCGAGGATGTCGGTGAGGCTCACGTACTGCGTCTTGCCCTCGACCTCGTCCGAGATCAGACCCATCGCGATGCCCGCGACCGGCGCCTTGAGCGGCACGCCGGCGGACAGCAGCGACATGGTCGAGGCGCAGACCGAACCCATCGAGGTCGAACCGTTGGACCCGAGGGCCTCGGAGACCTGGCGGATCGCGTACGGGAACTCCTCGCGGCTGGGCAGCACCGGGATCAGCGCCCGCTCGGCCAGCGCGCCGTGGCCGATCTCGCGGCGCTTGGGGGCGCCGACGCGGCCGGTCTCACCCGTCGAGTACGGCGGGAAGTTGTAGTTGTGCATGTAGCGCTTGTGCTTTTCCGGCGACAGCGTGTCGAGCTGCTGCTCCATGCGGAGCATGTTGAGCGTGGTGACGCCGAGGATCTGCGTCTCGCCCCGCTCGAACAGCGCCGAGCCGTGCACCCGAGGCAGCACCTCGGTCTCGGCGGTCAGCGGCCGGATGTCGCGCGGGCCGCGGCCGTCGATGCGCACCTGGTCGCGGAGCACGCGGGTGCGCACCTCCGACTTGACCAGCGAGCGGAACGCCGGGGAGATCTCCTTCTCCCGGCCTTCGTACTGCGGGGCGACGACCTCGAACGCCTTGTCCTTGATGCGGTCGAGGGCCTCCTCGCGCTCCGCCTTGCCGGCGATCTTCAGCGCTTCGGTGACCTCACCGCGGACCGCGCTGGAGACCGTCTCGAAGACGTCGTCCTGGTAGTCGAGGAAGACCGGGAACTCGGCGACCGGCTTGGCGGCCGACTCGGCGATCTCGCTCTGCGCGCGGCACAGCTCGCGGATCGCCGGCTTGGACGCCTCGAGGCCACCCGCGACGACCTCTTCGGTCGGGGCGGTGCCGCCAGCCGCGACAAGGCCGACCGTGTGCTCGGTGGCCTCCGCCTCGACCATCATGATCGCGACGTCGCCGTCGGGCAGGACCCGGCCGGCGACGACCATGTCGAACGTGGCCCGCGCCAGCTCCTCGTGGGTCGGGAACGCCACCCACTGGCCGTCGACGTGCGCCATCCGCGTAGCACCGATCGGGCCGGAGAACGGCAGGCCGGAGAGCTTGGTGGACAGCGAGGCGGCGTTGATCGCCACCACGTCGTACGGGTGGGCCGGGTCGAGCGCCAGGACCGTCTCGACGACCTGGACCTCGTTGCGCAGGCCCTTGACGAAGCTCGGGCGCAGCGGCCGGTCGATCAGGCGGCACGTGAGGATCGCGTCCTCGCTGGGCCGGCCCTCGCGCCGGAAGAACGAGCCGGGGATCCGACCCGCCGCGTACATGCGCTCTTCGACGTCGACCGTCAGCGGGAAGAAGTCGTACTGCTCCTTCGGCTGCTTGCTCGCGGTCGTCGCGGAGAGGACGACGGTGTCGCCGAGCTGGGCGATCACCGAGCCGGCGGCCTGCTTGGCCAGCCGGCCGGTGGAGAAGGTGATCTCACGGGTGCCGAACGACCCGTTGTCGATCACTGCGGTGCTTTTCTGGTTGCCGAGGCTGTTGTGCTCGGTCATGTTCTGGACGCACTCCTCTTCGATCGTGGGGGCCACAACCGTGGGAGCTGCTCAGACGGGCCGGTCTTCGATCGAAGCGCCCGGGGCCGGCGTGCGGCGGCCCGGGGGCCACTACCGAGGACCGGTGCGTCGATCCGCTCCCGGGCCCCTCTTGTGGTGAGGGAGCGACTCGCGCCGCTCCCCCGTCAGTTCACCGCCGCAAACCGAGCCGTTCGATGATCGACCGGTAGCGGTTGATGTCCTTCTTCGCCATGTAGTTCAGGAGGCGGCGGCGACGACCCACCAGAAGCAGCAGACCACGACGGCTGTGGTGGTCGTGCTTGTGCACCTTGAGGTGCTCGGTGAGCTCGGCGATCCGCTTGGTGAGCACCGCGACCTGCACTTCCGGGGAACCGGTGTCCCCCTCGACAGTCGCGTACTCTTCCCTGATCTTGGCCTTTGCTTGCTGGTCGAGCGCCATTTTCTCCCTGTTCTGTGGGCTTGTCCCAGTCCGGGCCCGCGGCGTCGTGCAGGCACACCGAACAGAACGTCGTAACACGACGTCCCGGTAACACTACCAGCCCGTGGGACGCTACTTGCGGAGCAGTGTCCGGGTCTGGGCCACATCCTCCTTGATCTGGGCAATCAAGGGCTCGACCCCGTCGTACTTCACCTGGCCGCGCAGGTTGGCGACAAGATCAAGGCCGAGGCGCTCGCCGTAGAGGTCGCCGTCGAAGTCCAGGATGTGCGCCTCCACCCGCCGGTCCTCACCCGAAAAGGTGGGGTTGGTGCCGACCGAGGCCGCGGCCGGCAGGCGCTCACTGCCGCGGATCACCCATCCGGCGTACACGCCGTCGGCCGGCACCGCCGTGTGAGTGCCGGTGAGGAAGTTGGCGGTGGGGAAGCCGAGCTGGCGGCCACGCTGGTCGCCCCGGACGATCACACCCTCCACCCGGTGCGGGCGGCCGAGCGCCTCGGCGGCCGCGGCCACGTCGCCGGCGGCCACGCAGGCCCGGATGTAGGTCGAGGAGAAGACCGTGTGACCGCTGGCCACGAGCGGCGAGTCCTCCACCGCGAAGCCCCACCGGCGGCCCAGCTCGCGCAGCAGCGCCCCGTCGCCGGCCGCCTTGTGGCCGAAGCGGAAGTTGTCACCCACGACGACCGCGGCCGCGTGCAGGTGCTCCACAAGCACGTCGTGGACGAACGCCTCGGGCGAGAGCCGGGAGAACTCCAGCGTGAACGGCACCACGCACAGCACGTCGACGTCCAGCTCGGCGATCAGCTCCGCCTTGCGCCGCGGCTCGGTGAGCACCGCGGGGTGGGTGCCCGGCCGGACCACCTCGGACGGGTGCGGGTCGAAGGTCAACACCACCGCCTGGAGGCCGGCCTCACGGGCCCGCTTCACCGCGTGCCCGATGGTCGCCTGGTGTCCCCTGTGGACACCGTCGAACACGCCGATCGTGACCACCGAACGCCCGAACCCGCTGGGCACCGCGTTGTACCCCCGCCACCTCTCCATGCCGACAGCTTAGGCCGGATGGTGCCGCCACCAGCGCGTGTGCGTCATCACTGTGTCTGTGGCACCCTCGGCGCGTGCCCGGTCTTGAGCTTGCCGCGATTTCCCTCGGCGCGGCGGTGGCGCGAGCCGCCTGCGGCGTCTGGCTCGGCGACCACCGGATGGCGGCCGAAGGCGGCGCCAGCGTGATCGACCAGGCGGCCGAGCGGCTGACCAGCGCCCGCGAGCGGCGCCGCTTCCACCGCATCTGGGAGGAGGCCGCCGAGCTGGTCGCCGAGCGCCTGCTCGCCCTCCGGGAGCTGCGCGACCTGCCGCCCAACGAGCAGGAGGCGGCGATCCTGGCCGTGCGCGAGACGTTCGAGAAGGCCGCGCTCACCGAGGAGGACCTGTTCAAGCAGGACCTCGACGCCGGCTACCTGGACCGCTACCTGCGCGCCCAGGATCCCGGGCGACCGGTCCGCGCGGGGCTCGCGGAGGGCGCGGTACGGCTGTACGACCTGGTGCTGCGCGAGTGCGCGGCGTACGCGATCGAGGCCGCGCACGCCTTGCCCGGCGCCGGGCTCGCCGGGATGGCCGAGCTGCTGCGCCGCGACCGTCAGATCCTCGACGAGATCGGCGCCGTGCTGGAGCGCCTGCCCGAGCGGCGCGGACCGCACGACTTCGAGCGCGACTACTGCCAGCTCGTGGCCAACCGGCTCGACCAGGTGGAGTTCTTCGGCGTGACGCTCTCCGAGTCCAGCCGGCGCTACCCGCTCTCGGTCGCGTACCTCAGCCTGACCGCGCGGGCCGCGCGGGCGCCGGACGACCTGCTCGCCGCCGACCAGGTCGAGCGGGTACTGGCCCGGTCCGACCGGCTCTTCATCCGCGGCCAGGCCGGCACCGGCAAGACCACGCTGCTGCACTGGATCGCCGTGCACAGCGCCCGTGACTCCTTTCCGGACCGGCTCGCCGCCTGGAACGGCACCGTGCCGTTCTTCCTGCCCCTGCGCCGGTACGTCTCCTCCGAGCTGCCCGGGCCCGAGGCGTTCCTGCAGGAGGTCGGCCGGCACATCGCGCTGGAAATGGCGCCGGGCTGGGTGCATCGGCAGCTGCGCACCGGCCGCGCGATCGTGCTGCTCGACGGCGTGGACGAGCTGGCCGAGACCCGCCGAGACGAGGTCAAGCGCTGGCTGACCGACCTCATCGCCGCGTTTCCGCGGGCCCGCTACGTGGTCACCTCCAGGCCGGCGGCGACGCCCGAGGACTGGCTGGCCGCGGCCGGCTTCCTGGCCGCGGAGCTCGAGCCGATGACCCCCACGCAGGTACGGGCGTTCACGCACCGCTGGCACGAGGCGATCCGCAGCGGATGCACCACCGAGCCGGAGCGCGCCGAGGTCGTCGAGCAGGAGGAAGGGCTGCTCAACGCCCTCGACCACCACCGGCACCTGCGCCAGCTCGCCGGGTACCCGCTGCTGTGCGCGCTCCTCTGCGCCCTGCACCGGGACCGGCGCGGTCAGCTGCCCGGCAACCGCATGGAGCTGTACGAGATCGCGCTGCACATGCTCCTGGAGCGGCGCGACCGGGAACGCCGGGTCGAGACCCAGCCGGTGGTCGGGCGCACCGAGCAGATGCTGCTGCTCAGCGACCTCGCGTACTGGCTGATCCGCAACGGCTGGTCGGACGCCGCGCGGGCCGACGCGATCGACCGGCTGGCCGCGAAGCTGCGGGCGATGCCCCAGGTCAAGGCCGAGCCGGCGCAGGTCTACCGGGTCCTGCTGGAGCGCACCGGCCTGCTGCGCGAGCAGGTCGAGGGCCGGGTGGACTTCGTGCACCGCTCGTTCGAGGAGTACCTCGCCGCCAAGCAGGCGGTCGACGAGGGCGACTTCGGCGTGCTGCAGGCGCACGCGCACGAGTCGCAGTGGCACGAGGTCGTGGTCATGGCCGCCGGTCACGCGAGCGCCGCGGGCCGGGAGGCGCTGCTCGGCGGCCTGCTGGCACGCGGTCGCGACCGCCAGACCCCGCGCGCCCACCGCGACCTGCTGAGCCTTGTCGCGCTCGCCTGCCTGGAGACCTCGCCGGAGCGCTCCCCCGAGCTGGAACAGAACATCCGCGACGCCACCGCCAAGCTTGTGCCGCCGCAGGGCGAGGCGGCGGCGCGGGCGCTCGGTCGCGCCGGACCGTTCGCGATCGACCTGCTGATGGCGTCCGTGCCCAACAACGAGTACGCCGAGGTGCTCACGATCGAGGCGGTACGCGAGTCCGGCGACCCGGCCGCGCTCCCGCTCCTGGCCCGCTTCGGCCCCGACACGCGGCACAGCGTCGTGGACGCGCTCGTGCGGGCCTGGCCGCACTTCGACCCGCAGGAGTACGCCGCACGCGTCCTGGCCGACTCACCGCTGCACGCCGGGGAGCTGACCGTCAACGACGCGCGCCTGCTGCCCGCACTGCGCTGGCTGCGCCGGCTGACCCACCTGACGGTGGCCACGGCATCGCCGGACGGGGTGGCCTTCGTCCGCGACCTGCCGGCCCTGCGGGCGCTGGAGGTCGCCGCGGCACCGGGACCGCTGGACCTTGCGCCCCTCGCCGGCCTGGCCGACCTCACGACGCTGGTCGTGGCCGGCGACGTGACGAACGTGCGCGTGCTGACCGAGCTGCCGCTGCGTGAGCTGGCGATCGGCGCGCCCGGCTTCTACCGCCTCGGCGGTGCCGAGCTGGCCGCGCTGCAGATGCTCACGCTCTACCACGTCGCCTCCGTCCAGCCGCTCGGCGCCGCGGTGCTGCCCGCGTTGACCCGGCTCGACCTCCACCTCGCGGACGGCTGGTCCGAGGAGGCGCTTCCGGTACCGGCGCGCCTGGACCGGCTCGCCCTGCACTTCGCGACCCCGCCGAACCTGCGCGCCCTTCGTGCGGTAACCGGCCCGGTGCTGGCCCTGCACCACCACGGCCGCGGACCGCTCGACCTCAGTGAGCTGGCCGGACGGGAAAACGTACGGGTGCACCTCTACCGCCGCAGCGCCGAGGTGCTCGGTGAGGCGACGCTCGGCGCGGGCAGCCTGGTGCGCAGCGCCTGGGAAGACGGCGTTACGAGCCGGTGAAGACCACCTCGGGGCGGGCGCGGCCCTCGCGTTCCCGCACGATCGCGAGCAGCGCGCCGTCCGGGGCGAAGACGGCGTAAGGGCCCTCGATCCCGGCCCGGTCCAGCGGCCCGCCGTGCGACAGCGTCTTCGCCTCGTCCACAGTGGCCTCCCGCGCCGTGAAGAACCGGCGGGCGGCGTCCGCGAGGGGCAGGTTGACCACCTCGGGTGCGACCTTCTCCAGCTCCTCCAATGTGGAGGACTCGGCGAGCGTGAAGCCGCCCACCGCGGTGCGCCGCAGCGCGGTCAGGTGCCCGCCCACCCCCAGGCCGGCGCCGAGGTCGCGGGCGATCGCCCGCACGTACGTGCCGGAGGAGCACGCCACCTCCACGTCGACGTCGACCAGGTCGGGAGCCGGCCGCCGGATCGCCAGGAGGTCGAGGCGCGAGATGGTCACCGGTCGGGCGGCGAGCGTGACCTGCTCGCCTTCGCGCACCCGCTTGTACGCCCGCTTGCCGTCGATCTTGATCGCACTGACCGCGCTCGGCACCTGCTCGATCTCGCCGGTGAGCGCGGCCAGCCCGCCGCGGATCGCGTCGTCGGTGACGTCGCCGGCGGGAGTGGTGGCCACGACCTCGCCTTCGGCGTCGTCGGTGACCGTGGTCTGCCCGAGCCGGATCGTGCCGGTGTAGCCCTTTGTCGAGCCGATCACGAACGTCAGCAGGCGCGTCGCCTTGCCCACGCCGATGACCAGCACGCCGGTCGCCATCGGGTCGAGCGTGCCGCCGTGCCCGACCCGCCGGGTGCGGGCCAGCCGCCGCACGCGGGCGACCACGTCGTGCGACGTCATGCCGCCGGCCTTGTCCACGATCACCAGACCGTCCACACTCACGGCCGCCAGCCTGCCAGACGGCGCCGCGGCCGGGCTCAGCGCACCGCGCCGACCACCGCCCACGCGCCGGAACGCATCCGCGCCAGCAAGGTGACCAGGCGCAACACGATGAAGAGGGACAGCCCGGCCCAGATGCCGCCCAGCCCGGCGTCCAGCGCGTAGGCGAGCCACACCACCGGCAGGAAGCCGCCCAGCGCGGCCAGGATCGTGACGTTGCGCAGGTAGCGGGCGTCGCCGGCGCCGATGAGCACGCCGTCGAGGGCGTACACGACGCCGGCCAGCGGCAGCAGCGCGACGAACCACGGCCACGCCACCATCGCCTGGTCGTGTACCGCCGGGTCGTTGCTGAACCAGCCCGGCACCACACCCGCGCCGGCCCCGATCACCACCGCGAAGCCGGCGCCGCACACGCCGCCGATCAGCGCGATCCGCTTCCCCAGGTCGCGCGCCTCGCGGTCGTGCCCGGCACCCAGCGCGGCGCCGACCAGCGACTGCGCGGCGATCGCCACCGCATCGAGCGCGAGCGCGCAGAAGAACCACAGCTGCACGGTGATCTGGTGCGCCGCGACCACCGCGGTGCCGAAGCGGGCGGCCACCGCGGTCGCGGACAGGAAACACGCCTGGAACGCCGAGCCGCGGATCAGCAGGTCGCGGCCGAGCACGAGCTGCTGGCCGATCACCGCGGGGCGCGGGCGCAGCGGCACCCGCTCGGCGACGAGAGCCCGCGCGAACAGCACGCCGGCGAGGGTCTGCGCCACCACGTTCGCAACGGCTGACCCGGTCAGGCCGAGGCCCGCCGGGTACACGAGGATCGGGCAGAGCACGGCGGAGAGCACGTTGGCGCCGAGCACGTAGAACAGCGGACGCCGGGTGTCCTGCACGCCGCGCATCCAGCCGTTGCCGGCGGCGGCGAGGAGCAGGCCCGGCGCGCCCAGCGCCGCGATCCGCAGCCAGTCCGCGGCGGCACCGGCCACCTCCGAGTCACCGCCGCCGAGGGCTCGGGCCAGCGGGCCGGCCGACACCTGCGCGACAACCGCCAGGGCGAGCCCGACGCCGAACGCGAGCCACGACGCCTGTACCCCCTCGGCCACCGCCGCGGCACGGTCGCCGGCACCGAAGCGGCGGGCGGAGCGGCCGGTCGTGCCGTAGGCCATCACCGTGCCGAGCCACGCGGCCACCGACATCACGGTGCCGCCGATCGCGACCGCGGCCAGCGGGACGCTGCCCAGGTGGCCCACGACCGCGGTGTCGACGAGCACGTAGAGCGGCTCGGCGGCAAGCACGATCAGCGCGGGCCAGGCGAGGGCGGCGATGCGGCGCAGGGAGTACGGAGCCATCGCCCGCCATCCTGACACCCGTCGCGTAATGACCGCAACGTCTAGTGGTGCTTACCTCGGACGAGCGAGCGCGGCTCACCGTGTGCGGCGATGTCGGCGCGCGTGGTCTCGATGAGCTCGCGGGACAGGCGCCAGCCGGCGACCTGCTCGGCGAACCGGACGCCCGACGTGCGGGCGACGACAGTCCAGGGCATGCCGAATCCCACGCGCAACAAGGTGACGATCGGCAGCAGCAGGAGCAGGATGAGCCACTCGGCCACGAAGACGGCGGCCACGAGGATGACCGGCAGGATGACCACCAGAACGGCGACGCCGATGGCGATCAGCAGCCCGATGGGCTCGTCACCGGTGATACCGGGCACGTCAGGGAAGCTGCTCTTGCCCATGTCACGGCCGCGGGGCCGCCAGGGCAACCAGCGCCGGCCGACCCACCACCGCCGGCCGTCAGGGCCTTCGATCCGCATGCCCTCGAATGGTGCCAAGGGCATTCAAGCGGGGTGACTGTCTACTGGCGCGTGTCCATGGAGGTCTGCAGGGCGCGGCGGGCCTGCTCGCGCTCGTCTTCGGTGCTCTGCGGCTTGGGCTTGGAAGCCATGGGAAAGGGTCCTTCCAGGGCGTGTGCGGCACGCGACTGCGCGCGCCCACACGTGCGGGCGGTCGTGCGGTGCGCCGAGACAGCCCTCCGGGATCGCCGGAACGGCAGTGGCGCGAGCCCGGGTCGGTCTGACCCTGGAGGCAAACACCGGTCGTGCGCGGCGATGGTTGAAACGGCACGCGCGAGCCGGTACGCAACGTCAACCAAGTTAGCGTTAAGTCAGATGAACGCGCGCTAGGTTCCCGGGATACGGACGGGTAGCAGCAGGAAACGCTGAGTTGCCGGAGCAGGCTCACAGCTCCGCGCGGATGGCCCCGATCACGTCCTCCACCGAACCCCGTCCGGTGAAGCCCGCCGCCAGCCGGTGCCCACCGCCGCCCAGCGCCACCGCCACCCGGCTCACGTCGACAGCGCCCTTGCTGCGCATCGAGACCGCCCACTCGGCCGGGCCGACCTGCTTGATCACACAGCTCACGTCGGCCTCGGCGGCGCACCGTACGGAGTCGATGAGCGCCTCCAGCACGTACGCCTTCTGGCCGTGGCGAGCAAGGTCGTCCAGCGTCGCGTACGTCCACACGAGCCCCACCCCGCCGGCCGCGTCGGGCTCGAGCTGGGCGCGCTGCAGCACGTCGCCGTAGAGCCGCACCGCGCCGAACGGCCGGGTGTCGAAGATCCGCCGGGAGATGTCGCCGGGGCTGATGCCGGTCGCGAGCAGCCGCGCCGCCATCTCGTGTACCGCCGGGGTGGTCATGTCGAAGCGGAACGAGCCGGTGTCGGTGGCCAGCGCCACGTACAGGCACTGGGCGATCTCCGCGTCGAGCGGCACCTCCAGGCGGCTGAGCAGTCCTTCCGCCACCACCGAGGTGGCCGCGGCACCCGGGTCGACCAGGTGGATGCCACCGAACCGGGTGTTGGACGCGTGGTGGTCGAGCACCACCGCCGTGCCCGCCGTCTGGAGCCGGTCGACGAGCGCGCCGAGCCGCGAGGCGCTGGCCGCGTCGAAGCAGATGAACAGGTCGGGCGCCGGGTGCGCCGCGTCGGCCGGCACCAGCAGGTCGAGGCCGGGCAGCCAGCGGAACGGCTCGGGCACCTCGGGCGGCCCGCCGTAGCCACCGGTGGGGGATCCCTGGGTCGCGCCCGGGAACGTCGCCTGCAGCTGGGTGATCCCCAGCCGCCGCAACCCCAGCGCCGTGCCGAGCATGCTGCCCAGCGCGTCGCCGTCCGGGTTGACGTGGCAGACCAGCAGCACCGTGCCGCCCGCGGGCACGCCGTGCACGGCGGCCACGGCCGCGGCCCAGTCAGCGGCGGTCGGCTCGGCGGCCGCCACTTCCACCACGGAGGTCACGGTCGGTCCCGCGGATCGTCCGCGGCCTCGTCCGGCTCGTCGGCCTCGTCTGCCTCGTCCTCATCGGACTCTTCCTTGTACGGGTTGGACTCCCCCGCGTACTCCGCGCCGGCCGCGATCCGCTGCACCTCGGCG
The window above is part of the Phytohabitans houttuyneae genome. Proteins encoded here:
- a CDS encoding M16 family metallopeptidase; the protein is MTLDNRDGGSTVRRTVLPSGLRVLTEAIPSMRSVSFGVWVGIGSRDEAPEQAGVSHFLEHLLFKGTERRSALDISAQIEAVGGETNAFTTKEYTCYYARVLDEDLPLAIDVMCDLVSHSVLDAADVETERGVILEEIAMHDDEPGDEVHDVFAEAVYGAHPLGRLISGTAETIAPMTRAQIEGFYHDRYLAPSIVVAAAGNLDHDVVVELVRSNLDLAGGGTPSPLRPVAAVPTQAPDTVVRGKDTEQAHLVLGCPGIGRLDERRFALGVLNNVLGGGMSSRLFQEIREKRGLAYSVYSYSSQYADTGLFAVYAGCAPGKVDEVLELTRAELAEVAAKGFTEAELARGKGMSKGSYVLGLEDTGSRMSRLAKGELLYGGVLSVDELLARVDAVTLDQVNSLATDLLTRPTSLAVIGPV
- the rpsO gene encoding 30S ribosomal protein S15 gives rise to the protein MALDQQAKAKIREEYATVEGDTGSPEVQVAVLTKRIAELTEHLKVHKHDHHSRRGLLLLVGRRRRLLNYMAKKDINRYRSIIERLGLRR
- a CDS encoding bifunctional riboflavin kinase/FAD synthetase, with product MERWRGYNAVPSGFGRSVVTIGVFDGVHRGHQATIGHAVKRAREAGLQAVVLTFDPHPSEVVRPGTHPAVLTEPRRKAELIAELDVDVLCVVPFTLEFSRLSPEAFVHDVLVEHLHAAAVVVGDNFRFGHKAAGDGALLRELGRRWGFAVEDSPLVASGHTVFSSTYIRACVAAGDVAAAAEALGRPHRVEGVIVRGDQRGRQLGFPTANFLTGTHTAVPADGVYAGWVIRGSERLPAAASVGTNPTFSGEDRRVEAHILDFDGDLYGERLGLDLVANLRGQVKYDGVEPLIAQIKEDVAQTRTLLRK
- a CDS encoding acetylxylan esterase yields the protein MSDGPLPEPPAPPPEPADFDAFWRATREELTTPPLCWRVHRRYDDARLGRRVEELTFDSSTGERAFAWLTYPRTTDVTHGMVVSHGYQGRPDGPDEYAPAPSAAKIFPCAPGLPRSLSPTIPPVTAEHVLHGIGSRQTYVHRFCAADVWRSASVLLERFPGIERLDYNGGSFGGGIGALALPWDDRFRRAHFYLPSFGHHPLRLAVPCTGSGEAVRRLVAREPQVRDVLGYFDAATAATRIRIPTFVSVARRDPAVPPIGQFAVYHALAGPKRLYVLSAGHMPYPTESTERAARDRELAAFFA
- a CDS encoding polyribonucleotide nucleotidyltransferase; translated protein: MTEHNSLGNQKSTAVIDNGSFGTREITFSTGRLAKQAAGSVIAQLGDTVVLSATTASKQPKEQYDFFPLTVDVEERMYAAGRIPGSFFRREGRPSEDAILTCRLIDRPLRPSFVKGLRNEVQVVETVLALDPAHPYDVVAINAASLSTKLSGLPFSGPIGATRMAHVDGQWVAFPTHEELARATFDMVVAGRVLPDGDVAIMMVEAEATEHTVGLVAAGGTAPTEEVVAGGLEASKPAIRELCRAQSEIAESAAKPVAEFPVFLDYQDDVFETVSSAVRGEVTEALKIAGKAEREEALDRIKDKAFEVVAPQYEGREKEISPAFRSLVKSEVRTRVLRDQVRIDGRGPRDIRPLTAETEVLPRVHGSALFERGETQILGVTTLNMLRMEQQLDTLSPEKHKRYMHNYNFPPYSTGETGRVGAPKRREIGHGALAERALIPVLPSREEFPYAIRQVSEALGSNGSTSMGSVCASTMSLLSAGVPLKAPVAGIAMGLISDEVEGKTQYVSLTDILGAEDAYGDMDFKVAGTREFVTALQLDTKLDGIPSDVLAAALQQAHDARQTILDVMQEAIEAPATMSEYAPRVTTVKIPVDKIGMVIGPKGQTINAIQDETGAEISIEDDGTIYVGATNGPSAEAAVERINAIANPTLPKVGDKFLGTVVKTAAFGAFISLLPGRDGLLHISKVGNGKRVEKVEDYLNVGDKVEVQIADIDQRGKIYLDKVRAEGEEAPAEADGGDRPPARGGDRGPRDRGDRDGGDRGPSRGEREGEGDSEGGPRRRRHRR